A region of Candidatus Diapherotrites archaeon DNA encodes the following proteins:
- a CDS encoding DUF2283 domain-containing protein has protein sequence MKYKYDKESDILLVSLGNEKPDFAEQKGNIIAHYSKDRRLVEIEILDAGRTTAKMRNAVLEQAANA, from the coding sequence ATGAAATATAAGTACGACAAGGAATCCGACATTCTGCTAGTTTCACTTGGCAATGAAAAGCCGGACTTTGCCGAACAGAAAGGCAACATCATAGCGCACTATTCCAAGGACAGAAGACTCGTTGAAATTGAAATCCTTGACGCTGGCAGAACAACAGCCAAAATGCGCAACGCCGTCCTGGAACAAGCAGCGAATGCATGA
- a CDS encoding glycosyltransferase family 39 protein, with product MDKIFGFGKKTCAILALISLAGLAMRFLLINSTDITHDEAFYVILAYKLFAVLWSNAVVLIASAALLAIFLYLFFVRKSWKLLAAVFAVVLFVKYFFKVPYITHAPSEFFSVAVSVVIFLSRLPPNVAGELLSSLASIAIAFSAFLFARRWWGEQTGIFAFALLSLSPYAVFFSTASFLDVLGMAFLYSSVFLFFKSFGDARFFPVSGLLFSLAIATRFTAVLALPLFALFFLAKKNSLQKTFLNGGRKEAALFAIIVVFTVLFYAGLMKEQWEISAGKTTIERNPRVDITEAHYSPFVAGAFPEKRDALDPGFMLKLMALFYSPIILFFGALACPRFLAVSLSRRDFEKLFLLALLFGFFAYFSFLLHDQRINYLTEIEMPLLLFVAGTVFWLGKRFLRADFAFKALALAAIAFFLVQSFAIISAPRFSGLSQFMQSVPDDAVVFASGPQNLVLHYYAKAYVYDTQITKPFLAKILGLDLEQLEEFRKKADRISGNAGDLSGKKAEFAVINNFLAMPEIDLSAYRECNGIWFEGKKMFRVFALNECPA from the coding sequence TTGGACAAAATTTTCGGCTTCGGCAAAAAAACCTGCGCAATTCTTGCGCTGATTTCGCTTGCCGGCCTTGCAATGCGTTTCCTTCTCATAAATTCCACGGACATCACGCATGACGAGGCGTTCTACGTCATTCTCGCTTACAAGCTGTTCGCGGTTCTGTGGTCGAACGCGGTTGTCCTCATCGCTTCGGCCGCACTGCTCGCCATTTTCCTCTATCTTTTCTTTGTCCGCAAGTCCTGGAAGCTTCTTGCGGCGGTTTTTGCGGTTGTCCTGTTTGTCAAATACTTTTTCAAAGTCCCGTACATCACGCACGCGCCGTCCGAATTTTTCTCCGTCGCGGTTTCAGTCGTGATTTTCCTGTCGCGCCTGCCGCCGAACGTTGCAGGCGAATTGCTCTCCTCGCTTGCGTCCATTGCCATCGCGTTCTCGGCTTTCCTGTTCGCAAGGCGCTGGTGGGGCGAGCAAACCGGTATTTTTGCCTTCGCCTTGCTCTCGCTTTCCCCTTACGCGGTTTTTTTCTCCACTGCGTCTTTCCTTGACGTTCTCGGCATGGCGTTCCTTTATTCCTCGGTTTTCCTTTTTTTCAAATCATTCGGAGACGCCAGGTTTTTTCCGGTTTCTGGCCTGCTCTTTTCGCTTGCAATCGCGACGCGCTTCACCGCCGTTCTGGCATTGCCGCTTTTCGCGCTGTTTTTTTTGGCGAAAAAAAATTCCCTGCAGAAGACTTTCCTGAACGGCGGCCGGAAGGAAGCCGCCTTGTTTGCAATCATCGTGGTTTTCACAGTGCTTTTTTACGCCGGGCTGATGAAGGAACAGTGGGAAATTTCGGCGGGCAAGACAACGATTGAGAGGAATCCGCGCGTCGACATCACTGAAGCGCATTATTCGCCTTTCGTTGCAGGCGCATTTCCGGAAAAAAGGGACGCGCTTGACCCCGGATTCATGCTGAAATTAATGGCCTTGTTTTATTCGCCGATAATCCTTTTTTTCGGCGCGCTCGCCTGTCCGCGTTTCCTCGCAGTCTCACTGTCAAGGCGCGATTTTGAAAAGCTTTTCCTGCTCGCCCTGCTTTTCGGCTTTTTCGCCTATTTCTCGTTTTTATTGCACGACCAGCGCATCAATTACCTCACGGAAATTGAAATGCCGCTCCTGCTGTTTGTTGCCGGAACGGTTTTCTGGCTTGGAAAAAGGTTTTTGCGCGCGGATTTCGCGTTCAAGGCGCTTGCCCTTGCCGCAATAGCGTTTTTTTTGGTGCAGTCTTTCGCAATCATATCCGCGCCGCGCTTTTCGGGCCTCTCGCAATTCATGCAATCCGTTCCGGATGATGCGGTTGTCTTTGCATCGGGACCGCAGAACCTTGTCCTGCACTATTACGCGAAAGCCTACGTTTATGACACGCAGATAACCAAGCCGTTCCTTGCGAAAATTCTCGGCCTGGACCTTGAACAGCTTGAGGAGTTCAGGAAAAAGGCGGACAGGATTTCCGGGAATGCGGGGGACCTAAGCGGAAAGAAGGCGGAGTTTGCGGTAATAAACAATTTCCTTGCAATGCCGGAAATCGACCTTTCCGCTTACAGGGAATGCAATGGAATCTGGTTTGAGGGCAAAAAAATGTTCAGGGTTTTCGCCCTCAACGAATGCCCGGCATGA
- a CDS encoding SDR family oxidoreductase, with amino-acid sequence MKETVLVTGGCGFIGSHLCEALAKKGFSVRAFDNLSYGKMENLDGVEGAEFIRGDLRSMPELLDACKGADFVLHEAALRSVPLSMKNPAEFAEVNDFGTVNLLEACRKTGVSRIVFASSSSVYGNAKSFPQKESDAAWPVSPYALTKLCGEKYLKLYNDVFGIETVSLRYFNVFGPRQDTKSQYSGVIPIFAKKMLAGEQPLVHGNGKQARDFTYVSNVVEANLKAMTAGKKACGETFNVCAGKSTSLLDIVKTLNGILGTSLKPVFGPKREGDVPKTRGSPAKAKKLLGFEAKEGFSEGLKKTAEWIKSEA; translated from the coding sequence ATGAAGGAAACCGTTCTTGTGACCGGGGGATGCGGCTTCATCGGCTCGCATTTGTGCGAAGCGCTCGCCAAAAAAGGCTTTTCCGTGAGGGCGTTTGACAATCTCAGCTACGGCAAAATGGAAAACCTTGACGGCGTTGAAGGCGCCGAGTTCATAAGAGGCGATTTGCGCAGCATGCCAGAACTGCTGGACGCATGCAAAGGCGCGGATTTTGTGCTGCACGAAGCCGCCTTGCGGTCCGTGCCGTTGTCCATGAAAAACCCGGCGGAATTCGCGGAAGTCAACGACTTCGGAACAGTGAACCTGCTTGAAGCGTGCAGGAAAACAGGCGTTTCAAGAATTGTTTTCGCGTCATCCTCCTCGGTTTACGGCAATGCAAAAAGCTTTCCGCAAAAGGAATCCGATGCGGCTTGGCCGGTTTCGCCTTACGCCCTGACAAAGCTGTGCGGCGAAAAATACCTGAAGCTCTACAACGACGTTTTCGGAATCGAAACGGTTAGCCTGCGCTATTTCAATGTCTTCGGGCCGAGGCAGGACACCAAATCGCAGTATTCGGGCGTCATACCCATTTTTGCCAAAAAAATGCTTGCGGGAGAGCAGCCACTAGTGCACGGCAATGGAAAGCAGGCGAGGGACTTCACCTATGTTTCAAATGTTGTGGAGGCAAACCTGAAAGCAATGACTGCCGGCAAAAAGGCTTGCGGTGAAACCTTCAATGTCTGCGCGGGAAAAAGCACAAGCCTGCTTGACATCGTGAAAACACTGAACGGAATTCTTGGCACGAGCTTAAAGCCGGTTTTCGGCCCGAAACGCGAAGGCGACGTCCCAAAGACACGGGGCTCGCCGGCGAAAGCGAAAAAACTGCTGGGCTTCGAAGCAAAGGAAGGCTTTTCCGAAGGGCTCAAAAAAACGGCTGAATGGATAAAATCTGAAGCCTGA
- a CDS encoding DUF4258 domain-containing protein: protein MEIRFVRHALERIRVYGISAGFAENCLKKPDRIFDGKNGRKIAQKRLNGYVMRIIYEEKEHSLTVITVYKARAERYEI from the coding sequence ATGGAAATCAGGTTTGTGCGGCATGCGCTTGAACGGATACGGGTCTATGGGATTTCCGCCGGATTTGCCGAAAACTGTCTGAAAAAACCCGATAGAATTTTTGATGGAAAGAACGGCCGCAAAATCGCCCAGAAAAGGTTAAATGGCTATGTAATGAGAATTATTTACGAAGAAAAAGAGCATTCGCTTACAGTAATAACCGTCTACAAAGCAAGGGCTGAAAGGTATGAAATATAA
- a CDS encoding glycosyltransferase yields the protein MPKTISLLIPAYNEENRIEPFLREVLGYAKSHPDVLEVIVVNDGSSDKTRKILEKYSKKIRILLHAHNKGKGAAIKTGCLAAKGGKIIFLDADGSIPAKEIPKMAGALDKFEIAVGSRKAKGAKITVKQPLRRVIAGKAFNFIVNILFPINNFDTLCGFKGMRKRIGKEIASELISTDWVFDVEILARAQKKGIKVGVIPLEWKHMDDSKMRLGGTSLKMFLNLLKLRKALR from the coding sequence ATGCCAAAGACAATAAGCCTGCTTATTCCGGCCTACAACGAGGAAAACCGGATAGAGCCTTTTTTGCGCGAAGTCCTCGGGTATGCGAAATCCCATCCGGATGTCTTGGAGGTAATTGTAGTCAACGACGGGAGTTCGGACAAAACCCGGAAAATACTTGAAAAATACTCCAAAAAAATCAGAATACTGCTGCACGCGCACAACAAGGGCAAGGGCGCAGCCATTAAAACAGGCTGCCTTGCAGCCAAAGGCGGCAAAATAATTTTCCTTGACGCGGACGGCAGCATTCCGGCCAAGGAAATCCCCAAAATGGCGGGCGCGCTGGACAAATTTGAAATAGCCGTCGGTTCGCGCAAGGCCAAAGGCGCGAAAATAACCGTGAAACAGCCGTTGCGCAGGGTAATCGCAGGCAAGGCCTTCAATTTCATTGTCAACATTTTGTTTCCGATAAACAATTTTGACACGCTCTGCGGCTTCAAGGGCATGAGAAAGCGCATCGGAAAGGAGATTGCCTCGGAACTCATTTCAACGGACTGGGTTTTCGACGTCGAAATCCTTGCGAGAGCGCAGAAAAAGGGAATTAAGGTCGGAGTGATTCCGCTTGAATGGAAGCACATGGACGATTCGAAAATGCGCCTTGGAGGCACGTCGCTGAAAATGTTCCTCAACCTGCTGAAACTCAGGAAAGCCCTGCGGTGA
- a CDS encoding glycosyltransferase family 2 protein translates to MGSVSVIVPAFNEEKRIGKVLERVFSVAKKNPDARFNVIVVDDGSSDRTFEAASKAGTIALRHPVNRGVGAATITGIEKAKSLGSGVFVTLDADEQHFPEELMRLAAPVLEGKADIAIGSRFLKKDFRMPVVKKLGNAGLNLLVLLLYGIRCSDTQSGYRAFNRRAIDSMKLTIDRYGLLAEVFGEIQRHKLRFVEVPVSSKYLDHGKGTGITDGIRIALDLVSKRIFG, encoded by the coding sequence ATGGGTTCCGTAAGCGTCATTGTGCCGGCTTTCAACGAGGAAAAGCGCATCGGCAAAGTGCTTGAAAGGGTTTTTTCGGTTGCCAAAAAAAATCCGGATGCAAGGTTCAATGTCATAGTGGTCGACGACGGCAGCTCGGACAGAACCTTCGAAGCCGCGTCAAAAGCCGGGACCATCGCTTTGAGGCATCCGGTCAACAGGGGAGTCGGCGCTGCCACGATAACGGGCATTGAAAAGGCAAAGTCCCTTGGCAGCGGGGTTTTTGTCACGCTTGACGCGGACGAACAGCATTTTCCGGAAGAGCTTATGAGGCTCGCAGCGCCGGTGCTTGAAGGAAAAGCCGACATCGCAATCGGCTCGCGTTTCCTGAAAAAGGATTTCCGCATGCCGGTGGTGAAAAAGCTGGGCAATGCCGGCCTGAATTTGCTGGTGCTTCTGCTTTACGGCATCAGGTGTTCTGACACGCAGTCAGGCTACCGCGCATTCAACCGCAGGGCAATCGATTCAATGAAGCTTACAATCGACAGGTACGGCCTGCTTGCAGAGGTTTTCGGCGAAATCCAGCGGCACAAATTGCGCTTTGTCGAAGTCCCGGTTTCGTCAAAATACCTCGACCATGGAAAGGGCACGGGCATAACCGACGGAATAAGGATTGCGTTAGACCTGGTTTCAAAAAGAATTTTCGGCTGA